A genomic window from Gossypium hirsutum isolate 1008001.06 chromosome D12, Gossypium_hirsutum_v2.1, whole genome shotgun sequence includes:
- the LOC107946403 gene encoding phosphate transporter PHO1 homolog 3 — protein sequence MKFGKEFASQMVPEWQGAYMDYDYLKTLLKDIHTFNQRTKPQSIPHGLKRSLSMYRAFSGLLIHRHSQHPPTSPPSPDVEEQPILVNSVNRNGSHKVETTFLMQGDKGGEYELVYFRRLDDEFNKVDKFYKSKVAEVTQEAEVLNKQMDALIAFRIKVENPHGWSWQDRSGDLTRLASDVATSTATLAATIPAGARASGRRSVEHMEIIEEGPSVHDESDEDKKDTVNKESGEQNIEKPVGSKFKKHKPAPLQILDRVKMNNTLATPRSTIKVFLNAPKQSDLKFDRENLKRVENKLKRAFVEFYQKLLLLKSYSFLNTLAFSKIMKKYDKIASRNASESYMNMVDSSYLGSSEEVTKLMERVEATFIKHFANSNRSKGMNVLRPKARKQRHTTTFYTGFFAGCTAALIIALILIIRARHILGHDGTDQYMETMFPLYSLFGFIVLHMVMYAGNVYFWRRYRVNYAFIFGFKQGTELGYREVLLVSFGLAVMSLGSVLSNLDMEMDPKTNDYKAFTEIIPLILVVVVFIILFFPFNILYRSSRFFFLTCLFHSILAPLYKVRLPDFFLADQLTSQVQAFRSLEFYVCYYGWGDFRHRENSCKTNDVFNTFSFIVAVIPFWSRLLQCLRRFFEEKDTLQGYNGVKYFITIVALCLRTAYSLNKGLGWEILALVFSVAAAIVGTYWDLVYDWGLLQRHSRNRWLRDRLLVPRKSVYFGAMVLNVLLRFAWLQTVFNFKIFDLHRQTVTTIVASLEIIRRGMWNFFRLENEHLNNVGKYRAFKSVPLPFNYDEDEDEDKNE from the exons ATGAAGTTTGGAAAGGAATTTGCATCTCAAATGGTGCCGGAATGGCAAGGGGCGTACATGGATTATGATTATCTCAAAACCCTGTTAAAAGATATTCATACTTTCAACCAAAGAACCAAACCACAATCCATCCCACATGGGCTGAAACGCAGCCTGTCAATGTATAGAGCTTTCAGTGGATTGTTGATTCACAGGCATAGTCAACACCCACCCACTAGTCCACCTTCACCGGATGTGGAAGAACAACCAATTTTGGTGAACTCCGTGAACCGAAATGGCTCCCACAAGGTTGAAACAACGTTCCTTATGCAAGGAGACAAAGGTGGAGAATACGAATTGGTTTACTTCAGAAGGCTTGATGATGAGTTCAATAAGGTGGATAAGTTTTACAAGTCCAAGGTAGCCGAGGTAACGCAGGAGGCTGAGGTCTTGAACAAGCAAATGGATGCCCTCATTGCTTTCAGAATCAAAGTGGAGAATCCTCATGGATGGTCCTGGCAAGATCGGTCCGGTGACTTGACTCGTCTTGCCTCCGATGTTGCCACATCCACTGCCACACTCGCAGCTACGATTCCGGCCGGTGCTAGAGCAAGCGGCA GAAGATCAGTTGAGCACATGGAGATCATCGAAGAAGGGCCAAGCGTCCACGATGAGTCAGATGAAGATAAGAAAGATACTGTAAATAAAGAGAGTGGAGAGCAAAATATTGAAAAGCCAGTGGGTAGTAAGTTCAAGAAACATAAACCAGCTCCATTGCAGATACTAGACCGTGTAAAAATGAATAACACACTTGCGACGCCTCGATCCACCATTAAAGTGTTTCTAAACGCCCCTAAACAGTCTGATTTGAAGTTCGATAGGGAGAATCTCAAGAGAGTTGAGAATAAACTTAAGCGAGCTTTTGTTGAATTCTACCAGAAACTTCTCCTTCTTAAAAGTTACAG CTTCTTAAATACATTGGCTTTCTCAAAAATCATGAAGAAATATGACAAG ATTGCTTCAAGGAATGCTTCAGAATCTTACATGAACATGGTCGATAGTTCATATCTAGGAAGCTCGGAAGAG GTTACAAAACTTATGGAAAGAGTTGAGGCTACGTTCATCAAACATTTCGCAAACTCAAACCGCAGCAAAGGAATGAATGTTTTAAGACCGAAAGCTAGGAAACAGAGACATACAACAACATTTTATACTG GTTTCTTTGCTGGATGCACAGCTGCTCTCATAATAGCACTTATTTTGATAATTCGTGCTCGGCATATCTTGGGTCATGACGGAACGGACCAGTACATGGAAACCATGTTTCCACTTTATAG TTTGTTTGGATTCATTGTCCTACATATGGTAATGTATGCTGGCAACGTGTACTTTTGGAGACGGTATCGAGTTAATTATGCCTTCATATTTGGTTTCAAACAAGGAACTGAACTTGGGTACCGAGAAGTGCTGCTTGTCAGTTTTGGCCTTGCAGTAATGTCACTTGGTAGTGTGCTCTCAAATCTTGATATGGAGATGGATCCCAAAACTAATGATTATAAAGCTTTCACCGAAATCATCCCTTTGATCCTGGTGGTG GTGGTGTTTATTATACTATTCTTTCCATTCAACATCCTGTATCGATCGAGTCGTTTCTTCTTCCTCACTTGTTTGTTTCACAGTATCTTAGCCCCTCTGTACAAG GTCAGGCTTCCGGATTTCTTCCTGGCAGATCAATTAACTAGCCAG GTTCAAGCATTTAGAAGCCTTGAGTTCTACGTTTGCTACTATGGTTGGGGAGATTTCAGACACAGAGAAAACAGTTGCAAAACCAACGATGTCTTCAACACTTTTAGCTTCATTGTCGCTGTAATTCCTTTTTGGTCTCGCCTTCTTCAG TGCTTGCGTCGGTTTTTTGAAGAGAAAGACACCTTGCAAGGTTACAATGGGGTGAAATATTTCATCACAATTGTAGCCCTTTGTTTAAGAACTGCTTACAGTCTGAACAAAGGGTTAGGTTGGGAAATATTGGCTCTCGTGTTCTCAGTGGCTGCTGCCATTGTTGGTACTTATTGGGACCTTGTCTATGATTGGGGACTTCTCCAACGCCATTCTAGGAATCGGTGGTTGAGAGATAGACTCCTTGTACCACGAAAAAGTGTCTACTTTGGTGCCATG GTCCTGAATGTTCTGCTGAGATTTGCATGGTTGCAAACAGTGTTCAATTTCAAGATATTTGACTTGCACAGACAAACCGTGACCACCATCGTCGCCAGCCTCGAGATCATCCGGCGAGGGATGTGGAATTTCTTCAG GCTAGAAAACGAGCATTTGAATAACGTCGGCAAGTATCGAGCATTCAAGTCCGTGCCATTACCTTTCAACTACGATGAGgatgaagatgaagataaaaatgaataa
- the LOC107946404 gene encoding transcription factor MYB122-like (The RefSeq protein has 2 substitutions compared to this genomic sequence): MQQSPCSDKVGLKKGPWTPEEDQKLLSYIQEHGGGSWRGLPAKAGLQRCGKSCRLRWINYLRPDIKRGKFSSQEERTIIQLHALLGNRWSAIAAHLPKRTDNEIKNYWNTQLKKRLTKIGIDPATHRPKTDTLGSTPKDAANLSHMAQWESARLEAEARLVRESKRVSNPPQNQFRFTSSSAPPLVNKIDVGLAHATKPQCLDVLKAWQRVVTGLFTFNTDNLQSPTSTSSFTENRLPISSVGFIDSFVGNSNNSCCGNNWECVEKSSQVAELQERLDNSMGLHDILDFSSEDVWFQGSYRAENMMEGYSDTLMVCDSGDHQKSLSMEPRQNFNVGTSNASSFEENKNYWNNILNFANASPSGSSVF, from the exons ATGCAGCAGTCTCCATGTAGCGACAAGGTGGTGTTGAAGAAAGGGCCATGGACTCCAGAAGAAGACCAAAAACTCCTGTCTTATATTCAAGAACACGGCGGTGGAAGCTGGCGCGGCTTGCCCGCAAAAGCTG GACTTCAAAGATGTGGCAAGAGTTGTAGACTTAGGTGGATTAACTACTTAAGACCAGATATCAAAAGAGGAAAGTTCAGTTCGCAGGAAGAACGAACCATCATTCAACTCCATGCCCTTCTTGGAAACAG GTGGTCGGCTATTGCGGCTCATTTGCCAAAAAGAACAGACAATGAGATCAAGAACTACTGGAATACACAGTTGAAGAAAAGATTGACCAAGATAGGGATCGACCCTGCAACTCACAGGCCTAAAACCGATACCCTCGGTTCAACTCCCAAGGATGTCGCTAACCTTAGCCACATGGCTCAATGGGAGAGTGCTCGGTTAGAAGCTGAAGCTAGATTGGTGAGAGAGTCGAAACGAGTTTCAAACCCTCCGCAAAACCAATTTAGGTTCACGTCTTCATCGGCTCCTCCACTGGTAAACAAAATTGATGTTGGTTTGGCTCATGCTACTAAACCGCAATGCCTCGATGTACTCAAAGCTTGGCAACGTGTAGTCACTGGATTGTTCACTTTCAACACTGACAACCTCCAATCTCCAACATCGACGTCGAGCTTCACGGAAAACAGGTTACCAATCTCATCTGTCGGATTCATTGACAGCTTTGTGGGGAACTCAAATAACAGCTGTTGCGGAAATAATTGGGAATGTGTGGAGAAATCGAGCCAAGTTGCTGAGTTACAGGAAAGATTGGATAACTCAATGGGGTTGCATGACATATTGGATTTCTCCTCAGAAGATGTATGGTTTCAAGGCTCATACAGGGCGGAAAATATGATGGAAGGGTATTCGGACACGTTAATGGTTTGTGATTCTGGGGATCATCAGAAGAGTTTGTCAATGGAGCCTAGACAAAACTTTAATGTTGGAACAAGTAATGCTAGTAGTTTCGAAGAAAACAAGAATTACTGGAACAACATCCTTAATTTTGCGAATGCTTCCCCATCTGGTTCTTCTGTCTTTTGA